The Micromonospora sp. NBC_01740 genome includes a window with the following:
- a CDS encoding zinc-dependent alcohol dehydrogenase, producing the protein MVNWVVSLAGPRRISLEPCPPDPLGPGRVRVRTCYSGISAGTELTLYRGSNPRLSKDWDDVSRMFVPRQTAVPYPLVGFGYEEVGEIIEVAPDVADRRAGQVVWGIWGHRAEAVVPADTVHPLPAGLDPLAAVFARPGAIALTAVLAGDLHLGDWVAVFGQGVIGLLATRLAALSGARVVAVDRVPARLAHAGRLGARIVVDAGAESAAAVLRRATGGRGADVCLELSGAYPALHEAIRSTAHAGRVVAAGFYQGQADGLGLGEEFHHNRIQLVAAQVSGPTPAPGMAGRWTGARVAHTFMDLVAEGSVDPLPLVSHVVDASAVADALALLDRGDADALQVVLRFP; encoded by the coding sequence ATGGTCAACTGGGTTGTCTCACTCGCCGGGCCCCGACGGATCAGCCTCGAGCCCTGCCCCCCGGATCCGCTCGGCCCCGGTCGGGTCCGCGTCCGCACCTGCTACTCCGGCATCTCGGCCGGCACGGAGCTCACCCTCTACCGGGGCAGCAACCCCCGGCTGAGCAAGGACTGGGACGACGTCAGCCGGATGTTCGTGCCCCGGCAGACCGCGGTGCCGTACCCGCTGGTGGGCTTCGGCTACGAGGAGGTCGGCGAGATCATCGAGGTCGCGCCCGACGTGGCCGACCGGCGCGCCGGGCAGGTCGTCTGGGGCATCTGGGGGCACCGCGCCGAGGCCGTCGTGCCCGCCGACACGGTGCACCCGCTGCCCGCCGGGCTGGATCCCCTCGCGGCGGTCTTCGCCCGCCCGGGGGCGATCGCCCTCACCGCCGTGCTCGCCGGCGACCTGCACCTGGGCGACTGGGTCGCGGTCTTCGGCCAAGGCGTCATCGGGCTGCTCGCCACCCGGCTCGCCGCCCTCTCCGGCGCACGCGTGGTCGCCGTCGACCGGGTGCCCGCCCGGCTGGCGCACGCCGGCCGACTCGGCGCCCGGATCGTCGTCGACGCGGGTGCCGAGTCCGCCGCGGCCGTGCTGCGCCGGGCCACCGGCGGCCGGGGCGCGGACGTCTGCCTGGAACTGTCCGGGGCGTACCCGGCGCTGCACGAGGCGATCCGCTCCACCGCTCACGCCGGTCGCGTCGTGGCCGCCGGCTTCTACCAGGGACAGGCCGACGGGCTCGGCCTGGGTGAGGAGTTCCACCACAACCGGATCCAGCTGGTGGCGGCCCAGGTCTCCGGGCCGACCCCGGCGCCCGGCATGGCCGGCCGGTGGACCGGGGCCCGCGTCGCACACACCTTCATGGACCTGGTGGCCGAGGGCAGCGTCGACCCGCTGCCGCTCGTGAGCCACGTCGTCGACGCGAGCGCGGTGGCCGACGCGCTGGCGCTGCTCGACCGCGGTGACGCGGACGCCCTCCAAGTGGTGCTGAGGTTCCCATGA
- a CDS encoding metal-sensitive transcriptional regulator: MKLRPEMTSDALTRLKRARGQLNAVIEMMETGQDCREALTQLAAVSKAIDRAGFKIIASGMRHCTAARERGDSPEMTEEELEKLFLALA, encoded by the coding sequence GTGAAGCTGCGACCCGAGATGACGAGCGACGCCCTGACCCGCCTGAAGCGGGCCCGGGGCCAGCTCAACGCGGTCATCGAGATGATGGAGACCGGCCAGGACTGCCGCGAGGCGCTGACCCAGCTCGCGGCGGTGTCGAAGGCGATCGACCGGGCCGGCTTCAAGATCATCGCCTCCGGCATGCGCCACTGCACCGCCGCCCGCGAGCGGGGCGACTCCCCGGAGATGACCGAGGAGGAGCTGGAGAAGCTCTTCCTCGCCCTCGCCTGA
- a CDS encoding ABC transporter substrate-binding protein gives MSAPPMRILAATLIMAVTGAGLLGCGDEESDNNSRKITVWSLEDVADRVTATKAIIADFTASTGIAVDLVTVNEDQFPALIATSAAAGELPDVVGSVSLAGVRTLAGNELLHSSANAEVVEKLGRQTFSPRALELTADDGTQLAVPSDGWGQLLVYRKDLFAAAGLPAPDTYERIAAAATRLNTGGVAGVTAATAPGDVFTQQTFEHLALANNCQLTDDSGAVKLDSPECVEAFRFYGDLMRTSSVRGAQDVDTTRATYFAGKAAMLVWSPFILDELAGLRDDARPTCPQCQADPAFLAKNSGFVTAIKGPNGAEPAQYGEISSWAVLDGAAADPARSFVEHMLGDGYPRWFGMSPEGRFPVRKGTPQEPEKFLTAWNTSQAGVDTRKPLAEVYGEEVLASLRRSPDTFQRWGLTQGQGKLVGAILGELPVPKALNDVVAGKTDAAAAAGRAKKDVEAIKAGVN, from the coding sequence ATGTCAGCACCTCCGATGCGGATACTCGCCGCCACCCTGATCATGGCAGTCACCGGGGCCGGTCTGCTGGGCTGCGGCGACGAAGAATCCGACAACAACAGCAGGAAGATCACCGTGTGGAGCTTGGAGGACGTGGCCGACCGGGTCACCGCCACCAAGGCGATCATCGCGGACTTCACCGCCAGCACCGGCATCGCCGTCGACCTGGTCACCGTGAACGAGGACCAGTTCCCCGCCCTGATCGCCACCAGCGCCGCCGCCGGCGAACTGCCCGACGTGGTCGGTTCGGTGTCGCTCGCCGGCGTGCGCACCCTCGCCGGCAACGAACTGCTGCACTCCTCGGCGAACGCGGAGGTCGTCGAGAAGCTCGGCAGGCAGACCTTCTCGCCGCGGGCCCTGGAGCTGACCGCGGACGACGGCACGCAGCTCGCCGTGCCCAGCGACGGCTGGGGGCAGTTGCTCGTCTACCGCAAGGACCTGTTCGCCGCCGCCGGGCTGCCCGCCCCCGACACGTACGAGAGGATCGCCGCCGCCGCGACGAGGCTCAACACCGGCGGCGTCGCGGGCGTCACCGCCGCCACCGCCCCCGGCGACGTGTTCACCCAGCAGACCTTCGAACACCTCGCGCTCGCCAACAACTGCCAGCTCACCGACGACTCCGGGGCCGTGAAGCTGGACTCCCCGGAGTGCGTCGAGGCGTTCCGGTTCTACGGCGACCTGATGCGCACCAGCTCGGTCAGGGGCGCGCAGGACGTCGACACCACCCGGGCCACCTACTTCGCCGGCAAGGCGGCCATGCTGGTCTGGTCGCCGTTCATCCTCGACGAGCTGGCCGGCCTGCGCGACGACGCCAGGCCGACCTGCCCGCAGTGCCAGGCCGACCCGGCGTTCCTCGCGAAGAACAGCGGCTTCGTCACCGCGATCAAGGGCCCGAACGGCGCCGAACCCGCCCAGTACGGCGAGATCAGCTCCTGGGCCGTGCTCGACGGCGCCGCCGCCGACCCGGCGAGGTCCTTCGTGGAGCACATGCTCGGCGACGGCTACCCGCGCTGGTTCGGCATGTCCCCCGAGGGGCGCTTCCCCGTCCGCAAGGGCACGCCGCAGGAGCCGGAGAAGTTCCTCACCGCCTGGAACACCAGCCAGGCCGGCGTCGACACCAGGAAGCCGCTCGCCGAGGTCTACGGCGAGGAGGTGCTCGCCAGCCTGCGCCGCAGCCCCGACACCTTCCAGCGGTGGGGGCTCACCCAGGGCCAGGGCAAGCTCGTCGGCGCGATCCTCGGCGAGCTGCCGGTGCCCAAGGCCCTGAACGACGTGGTCGCCGGCAAGACCGACGCCGCAGCGGCCGCCGGACGGGCGAAGAAGGACGTGGAGGCGATCAAGGCGGGCGTCAATTGA
- a CDS encoding rhodanese-like domain-containing protein produces the protein MTTSPSALPTLDAATLRELIDSGRAPRMLDVRTPAEFGTAHVPGAHNVPLDVLREHREELRRHLDETVVLICRSGARATRAGQALAGVGLPDLRILDGGMTAWQAARGPVRRGTPRWELERQVRLVAGSIVLLSVLGSVFVPGLKWVAGLIGAGLTFAAVTDTCAMGMLLGRLPYNRGASCDVETVVGRLGDHPTPRPLP, from the coding sequence ATGACCACCTCACCGAGCGCCCTGCCCACCCTCGACGCCGCCACGCTGCGCGAGCTGATCGACTCCGGCCGCGCTCCGCGCATGCTGGACGTGCGCACCCCCGCGGAGTTCGGGACGGCCCACGTCCCCGGCGCCCACAACGTGCCGCTCGACGTGCTCAGGGAGCACCGCGAGGAGCTGCGGCGGCACCTCGACGAGACGGTGGTGCTCATCTGCCGCTCCGGGGCCCGCGCCACCCGGGCCGGGCAGGCTCTCGCGGGCGTCGGGCTGCCCGACCTCAGGATCCTCGACGGCGGGATGACCGCGTGGCAGGCCGCCCGGGGACCGGTCCGACGGGGCACGCCCCGCTGGGAGCTGGAGCGGCAGGTCCGCCTCGTCGCCGGCTCGATCGTCCTGCTCAGCGTCCTCGGTTCGGTGTTCGTACCCGGCCTGAAGTGGGTCGCCGGCCTCATCGGCGCCGGCCTCACCTTCGCCGCCGTCACCGACACCTGCGCGATGGGCATGCTGCTCGGCAGGCTCCCCTACAACCGCGGCGCGAGCTGCGACGTGGAGACCGTCGTCGGTCGGCTCGGAGACCACCCGACGCCCCGGCCCCTGCCGTGA
- a CDS encoding class I SAM-dependent methyltransferase produces the protein MANPTRWETETGPEHSQWYIDRFRRLAAEGADLAGEARLLDALVAPGSRILDAGCGTGRVGAALAARGHTVIGVDADPALVEAARTDHPGPRWLVADLAELDLAAAGEPEPFDAAVVAGNVLAFVAPGTEREVLRRVAAHLRPDGVLAVGFGTDRGYPLTGFDADAVAAGLRLEHRFATWDLRPWRDDADFAVTVLRRPAD, from the coding sequence ATGGCAAACCCGACCCGTTGGGAGACCGAGACCGGTCCGGAGCACTCGCAGTGGTACATCGACCGGTTCCGCCGGCTGGCCGCCGAGGGGGCCGACCTGGCCGGCGAGGCCCGCCTGCTGGACGCGCTGGTCGCACCCGGGTCCCGGATCCTCGACGCCGGCTGCGGCACCGGCCGGGTGGGCGCGGCGCTGGCCGCCCGGGGCCACACCGTGATCGGGGTGGACGCCGACCCGGCGCTGGTGGAGGCCGCCCGCACCGACCACCCGGGCCCGCGCTGGCTGGTCGCCGACCTGGCCGAGCTGGACCTGGCGGCGGCCGGCGAGCCGGAGCCGTTCGACGCGGCGGTCGTGGCCGGGAACGTGCTGGCCTTCGTCGCCCCCGGCACCGAGCGGGAGGTGCTGCGCCGCGTCGCCGCCCACCTGCGCCCCGACGGCGTGCTGGCGGTCGGCTTCGGCACCGACCGGGGCTACCCGCTGACCGGCTTCGACGCCGACGCGGTGGCCGCCGGCCTGCGGCTGGAGCACCGCTTCGCCACCTGGGACCTGCGTCCGTGGCGCGACGACGCCGACTTCGCCGTCACCGTGCTGCGCCGCCCCGCCGACTGA
- a CDS encoding carbohydrate ABC transporter permease — MTTAPPDTGRSPARERPAPARRRRPLTLRRRESRAGLALVAPTLLVVVAVIGIPIVWTVVLAFQRVRLATLRRTGLFGEFTMDNVERVLNTPGFADTLWTTLVYAVASTAGSIVLGLVAALVVRRPFRGRTLVRASMLLPYVAPVVAVTFVWQVMLDPQLGIVNDWGRRFLGWDTPVPFLSQESTALATVVAFEAWRYFPFAFLFLLARLQAVPGELEEAARVDGATPTQRFRHILLPQLLPVIGLLGVLRFIMTFNKFDDVYLLTGGAAGTEVVSVRVYEFLTARTDIGAAAAQAVVLAVVLIVFVVVYLRFFGGRRDG; from the coding sequence TTGACCACCGCCCCACCGGACACCGGCCGCTCCCCCGCCCGGGAGCGGCCGGCCCCGGCCCGCCGCCGCAGACCACTGACCCTGCGCCGCCGCGAGTCCCGCGCCGGGCTCGCGCTGGTCGCCCCGACCCTGCTCGTCGTGGTCGCCGTGATCGGCATCCCCATCGTCTGGACCGTCGTGTTGGCCTTCCAGCGGGTACGCCTGGCGACGCTGCGGCGTACCGGGCTGTTCGGCGAGTTCACGATGGACAACGTCGAGCGGGTGCTGAACACCCCCGGCTTCGCCGACACGCTGTGGACCACACTGGTCTACGCCGTGGCCAGCACCGCCGGCTCGATCGTGCTCGGCCTGGTGGCGGCGCTGGTCGTCCGCCGGCCGTTCCGGGGTCGCACCCTGGTGCGCGCGTCGATGCTGCTGCCGTACGTGGCGCCGGTGGTCGCGGTCACCTTCGTCTGGCAGGTGATGCTCGACCCCCAGCTCGGCATCGTCAACGACTGGGGCCGGCGGTTCCTCGGCTGGGACACCCCGGTGCCGTTCCTGTCCCAGGAGTCGACGGCCCTGGCCACGGTCGTCGCCTTCGAGGCGTGGCGCTACTTCCCCTTCGCGTTCCTGTTCCTGCTCGCCCGGCTCCAAGCGGTGCCGGGCGAACTGGAGGAGGCGGCCCGGGTCGACGGGGCCACGCCCACCCAGCGGTTCCGGCACATCCTGCTGCCGCAGCTGCTGCCGGTGATCGGCCTGCTGGGGGTGCTGCGCTTCATCATGACGTTCAACAAGTTCGACGACGTCTACCTGCTCACCGGCGGGGCCGCCGGCACCGAGGTGGTCAGCGTCCGGGTCTACGAGTTCCTGACCGCGCGTACGGACATCGGCGCGGCGGCGGCGCAGGCGGTCGTGCTCGCCGTGGTGCTCATCGTGTTCGTGGTGGTGTACCTGCGCTTCTTCGGCGGACGGAGGGACGGCTGA
- a CDS encoding GNAT family N-acetyltransferase has protein sequence MDASPGAVPDDDAPTAAPPAVGMRLRDVEPGDLDAYVRMRCDPAVMAELGGPQPRERVPAQLRRDLETVRDGSAWIKMIITGDSAQVAGTVTLYSHGGVSEIGWMVVPEFQGRGLAGRAVRAVLALARADGRWGLVHAFPATTNAASNAICRSVGFALVGEEQTEFAGRLFRTNHWVVDPSAGAAGSPVGGPGGDVPPA, from the coding sequence GTGGATGCCTCCCCCGGCGCGGTCCCCGACGACGACGCGCCCACGGCTGCCCCGCCCGCGGTCGGGATGCGGCTGCGCGACGTGGAGCCGGGCGACCTCGACGCGTACGTGCGGATGCGCTGCGATCCGGCCGTGATGGCGGAGCTGGGCGGCCCGCAGCCGCGTGAGCGCGTGCCCGCCCAGCTCCGGCGTGACCTCGAGACCGTCCGGGACGGTAGCGCCTGGATCAAGATGATCATTACCGGCGACTCCGCGCAGGTGGCGGGGACGGTGACGCTGTACTCCCACGGGGGCGTCTCCGAGATCGGCTGGATGGTCGTGCCGGAGTTCCAGGGCAGGGGCCTGGCGGGCAGAGCCGTCCGCGCCGTGCTCGCCCTGGCCCGGGCGGACGGCCGGTGGGGCCTCGTCCACGCCTTCCCCGCCACGACCAACGCCGCGTCGAACGCGATCTGCCGGTCGGTCGGCTTCGCCCTCGTCGGCGAGGAGCAGACGGAGTTCGCCGGCCGCCTCTTCCGCACCAACCACTGGGTCGTCGATCCGTCGGCCGGCGCTGCCGGCTCGCCGGTGGGAGGCCCGGGCGGCGACGTCCCGCCGGCCTGA
- a CDS encoding MBL fold metallo-hydrolase: MAVEVSVIATSSLGDRSYLASDGTVAIVVDPQRDIDRILYLAGEKGVRVTHVVETHIHNDYVSGGLELARLTGARYLVAADDEVDFDRTPVADGDTVPVSGALRLRVLATPGHTFHHLSYVLDEADDSGWRPVGVFTGGSLLFGTTGRTDLLGGEHAHELAHHQHASARRLADLLPDGAEVWPTHGFGSFCSASQADAPESTIGREKRANPVLRLAADEFVTETLAGLDAYPAYYAHMGVANLAGPAPVDLTPVARADAAELWERIAAGQWVVDLRHRKAYATSHLAGTVALGLDGPMSTWLGWLIDWGAPLTLLAETEEQVADAQRELVRIGIDRPAAQATGDPDRWTTGPGQLRELRMADFPALAAARAGDTPAGLPTPDVVLDVRMTNEWTAGHVEGAVHIPLPDLPGRLAEVPAGTVWVHCGSGYRATVAASLLANAGREVVVIDDKFGRAGAAGVAMSPGDA; encoded by the coding sequence ATGGCAGTTGAGGTGTCCGTCATCGCGACGTCCTCGCTCGGCGACCGCAGCTACCTGGCCTCCGACGGCACGGTGGCGATCGTGGTCGACCCGCAGCGCGACATCGACCGGATCCTGTACCTCGCGGGCGAGAAGGGCGTACGCGTCACCCACGTGGTGGAGACCCACATCCACAACGACTACGTCTCCGGCGGCCTGGAGCTGGCCCGGCTGACCGGCGCCCGCTACCTCGTCGCCGCGGACGACGAGGTCGACTTCGACCGGACGCCGGTGGCCGACGGCGACACCGTGCCCGTCTCCGGCGCGCTGCGGCTGCGGGTGCTCGCCACGCCGGGACACACGTTCCACCACCTGTCGTACGTGCTCGACGAGGCCGACGACTCCGGCTGGCGCCCGGTCGGCGTCTTCACCGGCGGCTCGCTGCTCTTCGGCACCACCGGGCGCACCGACCTGCTCGGCGGGGAGCACGCCCACGAACTCGCCCACCACCAGCACGCCTCGGCCCGGCGCCTGGCCGACCTACTGCCCGACGGCGCCGAGGTGTGGCCCACCCACGGCTTCGGCAGCTTCTGCTCCGCCAGCCAGGCCGACGCGCCCGAGTCGACAATCGGCCGGGAGAAGCGGGCGAACCCCGTGCTGCGACTCGCCGCCGACGAGTTCGTCACCGAGACCCTCGCCGGGCTCGACGCCTACCCGGCGTACTACGCCCACATGGGGGTGGCGAACCTCGCCGGCCCGGCGCCGGTGGACCTCACCCCGGTCGCCAGGGCCGACGCCGCCGAGCTGTGGGAGCGGATCGCCGCCGGCCAGTGGGTCGTCGACCTGCGCCACCGCAAGGCGTACGCCACGTCGCACCTGGCGGGCACGGTCGCCCTCGGACTCGACGGCCCGATGTCGACCTGGCTCGGCTGGCTCATCGACTGGGGCGCGCCGCTCACCCTGCTGGCGGAGACCGAGGAGCAGGTCGCCGACGCCCAGCGCGAACTGGTCCGCATCGGCATCGACCGGCCGGCCGCCCAGGCCACCGGCGACCCCGACCGGTGGACCACCGGGCCGGGACAGCTCCGCGAGCTGCGGATGGCCGACTTTCCCGCGCTGGCCGCCGCCCGGGCCGGTGACACCCCGGCGGGGCTGCCCACCCCGGACGTGGTGCTCGACGTCCGGATGACCAACGAGTGGACCGCCGGTCACGTCGAGGGCGCCGTGCACATCCCCCTGCCCGACCTGCCCGGGCGCCTCGCCGAGGTGCCCGCCGGCACCGTCTGGGTGCACTGCGGCTCCGGGTACCGGGCCACGGTCGCCGCGTCCCTGCTGGCCAACGCGGGCCGCGAGGTCGTCGTGATCGACGACAAGTTCGGCCGGGCCGGAGCCGCCGGAGTCGCCATGAGCCCCGGCGACGCCTGA
- the eccB gene encoding type VII secretion protein EccB has protein sequence MPSRQDQLHSYQFTVQRAVAALVMRETDPAQSPFRRLAGAGLASVLVAAIGLGGFALYGLFTGGGSTWRDPGAVIVEKESGARFVYREEKLHPVLNYASALLIIGAERPKTVLVSRRAIDGVPRGLPLGIADAPDSLPARGRLSTAPWTVCSAAGEADRTTPRSALLIGVTAGGGRALGEDALLLRHPDGGLHLVWHQRRYLVRDTNRVLAALAATRARAVPAAPALLNSLPAGVDLAPLALPAEGERSARVSGARIGDVYLVRNSGGGRQYAVALRDGLAGITELQAGLLLARTGQGEPEPITLGRFAALPKLPDLAPTGPTAPPTAPPRLAASDGAGLCARVGDDGGVTEVRLGVRLPDLAAAPRTVPAAGGGVRADHVVVEPGRGAVVEAVAAPGATGGAVSVVTDLGRRYVLAGGEVLGTLGYRDVRPVRLPASLVALVPAGATLDPAAARVVAAPA, from the coding sequence ATGCCGTCGCGGCAGGACCAGCTGCACTCGTACCAGTTCACCGTCCAGCGGGCCGTCGCCGCCCTGGTGATGCGGGAGACCGACCCGGCGCAGTCGCCGTTCCGACGGCTCGCCGGCGCCGGCCTGGCCAGCGTGCTGGTCGCGGCCATCGGCCTGGGCGGCTTCGCCCTCTACGGCCTCTTCACCGGGGGCGGCAGCACGTGGCGCGACCCGGGCGCGGTGATCGTGGAGAAGGAGTCCGGGGCCCGGTTCGTCTACCGGGAGGAGAAGCTGCACCCGGTGCTCAACTACGCCTCGGCCCTGCTGATCATCGGTGCCGAGCGGCCGAAGACGGTGCTCGTCTCCCGTCGCGCCATCGACGGGGTGCCGCGCGGGCTGCCGCTGGGCATCGCCGACGCCCCCGACTCGCTGCCCGCCAGGGGCCGGCTCTCCACCGCGCCGTGGACGGTCTGCTCCGCCGCCGGCGAGGCCGACCGGACGACGCCCCGCTCCGCGCTGCTGATCGGCGTGACCGCCGGTGGCGGCCGGGCCCTCGGCGAGGACGCGCTGCTGCTGCGCCACCCCGACGGCGGGCTGCACCTCGTCTGGCACCAGCGCCGTTACCTGGTTCGTGACACCAACCGGGTGCTGGCCGCCCTGGCGGCCACCCGGGCCCGGGCGGTCCCGGCGGCCCCGGCCCTGCTCAACAGCCTGCCTGCCGGCGTCGACCTCGCCCCGCTCGCCCTGCCGGCCGAGGGGGAGCGCTCCGCGCGGGTGTCCGGGGCGCGGATCGGCGACGTCTACCTGGTGCGCAACTCCGGGGGTGGCCGGCAGTACGCCGTCGCGCTGCGGGACGGCCTGGCCGGCATCACCGAGTTGCAGGCTGGCCTGCTGCTGGCCCGCACCGGCCAGGGCGAGCCGGAGCCGATCACGCTCGGGCGGTTCGCGGCGCTGCCCAAGCTGCCCGACCTGGCCCCGACGGGGCCCACGGCACCGCCGACCGCGCCGCCCCGGCTGGCCGCCTCCGACGGGGCGGGGCTCTGCGCCCGGGTGGGCGACGACGGTGGCGTCACGGAGGTCCGGCTCGGCGTACGGCTGCCCGACCTCGCCGCCGCGCCGCGCACCGTCCCGGCGGCCGGGGGTGGGGTGCGCGCCGACCACGTCGTGGTGGAGCCGGGCCGTGGCGCGGTGGTCGAGGCGGTCGCGGCGCCCGGTGCGACCGGCGGCGCGGTCTCCGTGGTCACCGACCTGGGCCGACGCTACGTCCTTGCCGGCGGCGAGGTGCTGGGCACGCTCGGCTACCGCGACGTGCGGCCGGTGCGGCTGCCGGCCAGCCTGGTCGCCCTGGTGCCCGCCGGCGCCACGCTCGACCCGGCAGCCGCGCGGGTCGTCGCCGCCCCCGCCTGA
- a CDS encoding carbohydrate ABC transporter permease — MDRDRIETVGLRWLRRLVIAAFLLVTVFPFYYMLVLSVRPIERLLLDPGSLVVGLGELTFDTYAEVVKAVDDGGQGFLTFMRNSGLVAVAATLLTLAVAVPGAYAVARLRFFGRRQVDFLFLAVYLFPSIVIAIPLFVVFTRAGLRGSLLGLVLVYISQTLPVSVYMLRNYFETIPVSLEESAAIDGAGRLGIIRRVSLPLAAPSIMAVALYDFMIAWNEFLFALLFLVDKPHRWTVSLGLAQLADGVEVPKTVLMAGSVILTLPIVILFFASERLLTEGLTSGAEKG; from the coding sequence ATGGACCGGGACCGGATCGAGACGGTGGGCCTGCGCTGGCTGCGCCGGCTGGTGATCGCCGCGTTCCTGCTGGTCACCGTCTTTCCCTTCTACTACATGCTGGTGCTCTCGGTGCGCCCCATCGAGCGGCTGCTGCTCGACCCCGGCTCGCTGGTCGTGGGGCTGGGCGAGCTGACCTTCGACACGTACGCCGAGGTGGTGAAGGCCGTCGACGACGGCGGCCAGGGATTCCTGACCTTCATGCGCAACAGCGGCCTGGTCGCCGTCGCGGCGACGCTGCTGACGCTGGCCGTGGCGGTCCCCGGCGCGTACGCGGTCGCCCGGCTGCGGTTCTTCGGCCGGCGGCAGGTCGACTTCCTCTTCCTGGCGGTCTACCTGTTCCCGTCGATCGTCATCGCCATCCCGCTCTTCGTGGTCTTCACCCGGGCCGGGCTGCGCGGCTCGCTGCTCGGCCTGGTGCTGGTCTACATCTCGCAGACCCTGCCGGTCTCGGTCTACATGCTGCGCAACTACTTCGAGACGATCCCGGTCAGCCTGGAGGAGTCGGCCGCCATCGACGGCGCCGGGCGGCTCGGCATCATCCGCCGGGTTAGCCTCCCCCTGGCGGCGCCGTCCATCATGGCCGTCGCCCTGTACGACTTCATGATCGCCTGGAACGAGTTCCTCTTCGCCCTGCTGTTCCTGGTCGACAAGCCGCACCGGTGGACGGTGTCGCTGGGGCTGGCGCAGCTCGCGGACGGCGTCGAGGTGCCCAAGACGGTCCTGATGGCCGGCTCGGTGATCCTCACCCTGCCCATCGTGATCCTCTTCTTCGCCAGCGAGCGCCTGCTCACCGAGGGGCTCACCAGCGGGGCGGAGAAGGGCTGA
- a CDS encoding sugar phosphate isomerase/epimerase family protein: MTIPLACQEQLLPGTDLIQKYALATALGYDAIELRGSGDLGLARRLPELRRARAAGVVMPTVCVEMDHFIGDFDPERSRDAVRNLRSQLSVMAELGGVGAMTPAAWGMFSRRLPPFEPPRPPAADRQVLVDALGELGEHARAEGVTLFLEPLNRYEDHMVNRLADAVALCAAVGLPTVRVVADTFHMNIEEDDVHRALRAAAPYLGHVQVSDSNRHQPGAGHLDWPALLRTLLELDYRGWLALECRLRGDPVRALHQAAAVLRHAQPRQAAA; this comes from the coding sequence ATGACGATTCCCCTGGCCTGCCAGGAGCAGCTCCTGCCGGGCACCGACCTGATCCAGAAGTACGCGCTCGCCACCGCGCTCGGCTACGACGCGATCGAGCTGCGCGGCTCCGGCGACCTCGGCCTCGCCCGCCGGCTGCCCGAGCTGCGCCGGGCCCGCGCCGCCGGGGTGGTCATGCCCACCGTCTGCGTGGAGATGGACCACTTCATCGGCGACTTCGACCCCGAGCGCTCCCGCGACGCCGTACGCAACCTGCGCTCCCAGCTCTCCGTGATGGCCGAGCTCGGCGGTGTCGGCGCGATGACCCCGGCCGCGTGGGGGATGTTCTCCCGGCGGCTGCCGCCGTTCGAGCCGCCCCGCCCACCCGCCGCCGACCGGCAGGTGCTCGTCGACGCCCTGGGCGAGCTGGGGGAGCACGCCCGCGCCGAGGGGGTCACCCTCTTCCTGGAACCGCTCAACCGGTACGAGGACCACATGGTCAACCGGCTCGCCGACGCGGTCGCCCTCTGCGCGGCCGTCGGGCTGCCCACGGTGCGGGTGGTGGCGGACACCTTCCACATGAACATCGAGGAGGACGACGTGCACCGGGCGCTGCGCGCCGCCGCCCCGTACCTCGGGCACGTGCAGGTCAGCGACTCCAACCGCCACCAGCCCGGCGCCGGGCACCTCGACTGGCCGGCGCTGCTCCGCACCCTGCTGGAGCTCGACTACCGGGGCTGGCTGGCGCTGGAGTGCCGGCTGCGCGGCGACCCCGTACGCGCCCTGCACCAGGCCGCCGCCGTGCTGCGTCACGCCCAACCCCGGCAGGCGGCGGCGTGA